In Odontesthes bonariensis isolate fOdoBon6 chromosome 9, fOdoBon6.hap1, whole genome shotgun sequence, the following proteins share a genomic window:
- the mmp28 gene encoding matrix metalloproteinase-28 — translation MRGVVTACLSRNEPPTSRRVMRRIWILLAAALVASHAARGAPQVVDPEDFLEKYGYLHHDHHIHNAVEVQSAIREFQWLSRLPVTGELDGATLRQMAEPRCGVSDEGSQQIWGHRVNVIFTGKRRLLHRRRRSAAQAEKWYKRHLTYQIVNWPRHLSLGSVRLVVRSAFQLWSNVSGLVFQEAPEGPADIRLAFYEGDHNDGASNAFDGPGGTLAHAFLPRRGEAHFDMAERWTLNGHKGHNLFMVTAHEVGHTLGLEHSPVRHALMSPYYRKLGRSLVLSWDDIIAVQQLYGKPLGDRPVRLPGQVLHAVLQEWEFTELQKQRKNSGLPLYCQGVFDAITIDQNGTVLVFRGSVYWTVSAGGSVSGPLPLRQRWSDLPQAIEAAAFSPLDSKWYFFKGKRIWRYTGSILDPGFPKKSTELGLPRHPDCAFYYAPLGHMVLFKGSRYFVLDLKTLRQEPYYPRRLTDWTGVPQGTNGALTRPDGRLYLFRDQRYWRFDPVKVRVTREGQWAKHLSWTGCSSLPQSNNIL, via the exons ATGCGCGGTGTGGTGACGGCGTGTTTATCCCGAAATGAGCCGCCGACCTCCAGGCGGGTCATGAGGAGAATTTGGATCCTGCTGGCGGCGGCGCTTGTCGCTTCTCACGCTGCCCGGGGGGCTCCGCAGGTCGTGGACCCAGAG GACTTTCTGGAAAAGTACGGCTACCTCCATCACGACCACCACATCCACAATGCAGTGGAGGTGCAGTCGGCCATCCG AGAGTTCCAGTGGCTGTCCCGTCTACCTGTCACGGGGGAACTCGATGGCGCTACCCTGCGGCAGATGGCAGAGCCCCGCTGTGGCGTGTCAGACGAGGGCAGCCAGCAGATCTGGGGACACAGAGTAAATGTCATCTTTACTGGCAAGAGACGCCTGCTGCACCGCAGGAGGCGCTCTGCTGCGCAAG CGGAGAAGTGGTACAAGCGCCATCTGACCTACCAGATCGTGAACTGGCCTCGCCACCTGTCTCTGGGCTCGGTGCGGCTGGTGGTGCGCTCTGCATTCCAGCTGTGGAGCAACGTGTCGGGCTTGGTCTTCCAGGAGGCCCCCGAGGGGCCCGCAGATATCCGGCTGGCTTTTTACGAGGGGGACCACAACGACGGGGCCAGCAACGCTTTTGATGGACCAG GGGGAACCCTGGCTCACGCCTTCTTGCCTCGCCGAGGCGAAGCCCACTTCGACATGGCAGAGAGGTGGACTCTGAACGGACACAAGGGCCACAACCTGTTCATGGTGACTGCGCATGAGGTCGGGCACACTCTGGGTCTGGAGCACTCGCCTGTGCGACACGCGCTCATGTCCCCATACTACAGGAAACTGGGCCGCAGCCTCGTTCTGAGCTGGGACGACATCATCGCGGTGCAGCAGCTCTACG GTAAACCGTTGGGCGATCGCCCCGTGCGGTTGCCAGGTCAAGTGCTGCATGCGGTGCTGCAGGAGTGGGAGTTCACAGAGCTTCAAAAACAGCGTAAGAATTCAGGACTGCCGCTCTACTGCCAGGGAGTCTTTGATGCCATCACTATAG ACCAGAATGGGACCGTGCTGGTGTTTCGGGGCAGTGTGTACTGGACAGTGTCAGCTGGGGGCAGTGTGAGCGGCCCACTGCCCCTCCGTCAGCGCTGGTCTGACCTCCCACAAGCCATCGAGGCTGCTGCCTTCTCCCCGCTGGACTCCAAGTGGTATTTTTTCAAAG GGAAGAGGATATGGCGCTACACAGGCAGCATACTGGACCCAGGCTTCCCCAAGAAGAGCACTGAGCTGGGGCTCCCTCGTCACCCCGACTGCGCCTTCTATTACGCTCCTCTGGGTCACATGGTGCTCTTCAAGGGCTCCCGCTACTTTGTGCTCGACCTCAAAACTTTGCGGCAGGAGCCTTACTACCCCCGCCGACTGACAGACTGGACCGGTGTGCCACAGGGGACCAATGGCGCGCTGACCCGTCCAGACGGCCGCCTTTACCTGTTCAGAGACCAGCGGTACTGGAGGTTTGACCCAGTGAAAGTGCGAGTCACCAGAGAGGGCCAATGGGCCAAGCATCTGAGCTGGACCGGCTGCAGCAGCCTTCCTCAGAGCAACAACATCCTTTGA
- the taf15 gene encoding TATA-binding protein-associated factor 2N: MATDSGYGGSQSYGAYGGQPGGQGYGQGNGSGSSGSGGSSYGAQNYSGYGGQTGGTQESYGQTQQSYSSYGQESSGYGDKPAYGQQGAASYGQQSAYGQQSTYGGQGQGGDGFGQQSTYAAQGASAYTGGQGQGAAAAAAAAAAAGGGAGGAGGGSYGRWSEASGEGGGQGGRFGRDHGDRSEGGAGGGFRGRGGSAYERGGYDRSSGYDRGGYDRGGRGGPPGMGGGDRGGYKNFGGSRDYDSRDEPAGEQDNSDNNTIFVQGLGEDATVQEVGDYFKQIGIIKVNKKTAQPMINIYSDKATGRPKGEATVSFDDPPSAKAAIDWFDGKEFNGKPIKVSFATRRAEFTQRGGGSSGGGRGGRGGFRGRGGGGGGGPNFDLKGGDWPCPNSSCGNMNFARRQECNKCGAPKPGDAGFGGGDRGGRGSYGGDRGGGFRGRGSFRGGDRGGFGGGGYGGGGYKMGGRDDRRDDRRGRPY; the protein is encoded by the exons ATGGCCACCG ATTCAGGCTACGGTGGCTCACAAAG CTATGGTGCATATGGAGGTCAGCCGGGTGGACAG GGTTACGGCCAAGGAAACGGTAGCGGTAGCAGTGGCAGCGGTGGCTCCTCCTACGGGGCACAGAATTATAGTGGATACGGAGGTCAAACGGGTGGAACACAAG AAAGTTATGGCCAAACTCAACAGAGTTACAGTAGTTATGGACAGGAGTCATCTGG GTATGGCGACAAACCGGCTTACGGCCAACAGGGAGCGGCGTCTTATGGCCAGCAAAGTGCTTATGGACAACAAAGTACTTATGGTGGTCAGGGGCAAGGGGGAGACGGCTTTGGACAGCAAAGCACCTATGCTGCACAGGGTGCCAGTGCTTACACTGGTGGCCAGGGacaaggagcagcagcagcagcagcagcagcagcagcagcaggaggaggtgcAGGTGGTGCAGGAGGTGGCAGCTATGGGAGATGGAGTGAAG CATCAGGTGAAGGGGGAGGTCAGGGTGGCAGGTTTGGGCGTGACCATGGAGACCGTTCagaaggaggagcaggaggaggctTCAGGGGCCGTGGTGGCAGTGCCTATGAACGTGGCGGTTATGACCGCAGCAGTGGATACGACCGTGGTGGATATGATCGCGGTGGCAGAGGTGGACCTCCTGGTATGGG AGGTGGTGACCGTGGTGGCTACAAAAATTTCGGTG GCTCTCGAGACTAcgactcaagggatgaaccag CTGGAGAGCAGGACAACTCTGACAACAACACCATATTTGTGCAGGGACTTGGAGAAGACGCCACAGTTCAGGAAGTTGGagattatttcaaacaaattggTATCATCAAG GTTAATAAGAAAACTGCTCAGCCAATGATCAATATCTACTCTGACAAGGCCACCGGCCGGCCAAAGGGAGAGGCTACTGTGTCATTTGATGACCCTCCTTCAGCCAAGGCGGCCATTGACTGGTTTGATG GAAAGGAATTCAACGGCAAACCCATCAAAGTATCATTTGCCACCCGCAGAGCCGAGTTCACACAGAGAGGAGGTGGTAGTAGTGGAGGAGGCAGAGGGGGGCGAGGAG GTTTCAGAGGtcgtggtggtggtggaggaggaggacccAACTTTGACCTTAAAGGAGGAGACTGGCCGTGTCCCAACAG CTCTTGCGGCAACATGAATTTTGCTCGGCGGCAGGAGTGTAACAAGTGTGGCGCACCCAAACCAGGAGACGCAGGATTTGGAGGTGGAG ATCGTGGAGGCAGAGGCAGTTATGGTGGCGACAGAGGCGGTGGCTTCCGGGGCCGTGGAAGCTTCCGTGGTGGAGATCGCGGTGGCTTTGGAGGTGGTGGATATGGTGGTGGCGGCTACAAAATGGGAGGAAG agaTGACCGTCGCGATGACAGGAGAGGAcggccatattaa